TCTGAAGATCTACGTCGGAGACAGAGTGGAGTACACACCGGACGGCACAGGGTCCGGTGTGATAGAGAACGTTCTTCACAGGAAGAATCTGCTCGTAAAACCACATGTTGCGAACGTTGATCAGGTCATTCTCGTTGTCACCGTGAAAATGCCAGAAACCTCGACCTACATCATCGACAAGTTCTTGGTCCTCACCGAGAAGAACGAACTGGAAACCGTTCTTGTCATAAACAAGATGGATATATACGACGAAGAGGATCTCGAAAAAGTAAAGGAGCTGGAACGTATCTATTCAAAACTTTACCCGATCGTGAAAACAAGTGCGAAAGCGGGAATGGGCATCGAAGAACTCAAGGAATACCTGAAGGGAAAAATCAGTACCATGGCAGGGTTGTCTGGTGTTGGAAAGAGCAGTCTTCTCAACGCGATAAATCCCGGCCTGAAACTTCGGGTAAGTGAGGTCTCTCAAAAACTCCAGAGAGGAAGGCATACCACCACCTCCGCCCAGCTTCTGAGGTTTGATTTTGGAGGCTATGTGGTTGACACTCCGGGCTTTGCAAACCTTGAGATAGGTGACATAGAACCAGAGGAGTTGAAATATTACTTCAAAGAATTCAACGGAAAGCAGTGTTTCTTCTCCGACTGTAATCACATAGACGAGCCAGAGTGTGGTGTGAAGGAAGCCGTGGAAAATGGTGAAATCGCTGAAAGTCGCTACGAAAACTACGTGAAGATGTTTCACGAACTTCTGGGAAGGGGGAAAAGTTGATGGTAAAGATCGCCGCTTCGATCCTTGCGTGTGATCTTGCAAGACTCGCCGATGAGGTAAAGAGGGTGGAAGAACACATAGACATGGTTCACTTCGACGTCATGGATGGACACTTCGTTCCGAACATCTCGTTCGGACTGCCCGTTCTCAAAGCCCTGAGAAAAGAAACCAGCCTTCCAATAAGTGTTCACCTGATGATCACAAATCCAGAGGACTATGTAGACCGCTTTGTGGAAGAGGGAGCAGACATGGTGGCGGTCCACTACGAGACAACACCACATCTTCACAGGATAGTACACAGGATAAAAGATCTTGGTGCGAAGGCGTTTGTTGCCATCAACCCCCACACACCGGTTTTTCTCCTGTCTGAGATCATAACGGATGTGGATGGCGTACTCGTGATGAGTGTGAACCCGGGCTTTTCCGGCCAGAGATTCATCGCGAGGAGTCTGGAAAAGATAAGGAACCTGAAGAGGATGATAAGGGATCTGGGGCTCGAAACGGAGATCATGGTCGACGGTGGTGTCAACGAAGAAAACGCTTCAATTCTGGTAAAGAACGGTGCAACGATCCTTGTGATGGGGTACGGTATCTTCAGAAACGAAAACTACGTGGAACTGGTGAAATCCATCAAGCGGGAAAGAGAGGAATCTGCTGACTGAACTTCTTCACTTTTTCATTCTTTCTCTGACTCTTTGTTTTGAAGCCTTTTTCCATTATCTCAAAGGCCCTCCTTATAACGTTCTCTGGAATACCTGCAATCCTCGCCACCTCTATACCGTAACTCCTGTCTGCCACTCCATCCACGACTCTGTGGGTAAACACTACGTTGCTTTCCTCTTCCTTCACAAGGATCGTCTTGTTCTGAACCTGGGGGAAGAGGTTTTCCAGATTCGTCAATTCGATGAAGTGTGTGGCAAAGAGGACCTTGCATCCTCTGGAGATGAGTTCTTCGGAAATCGCCCATGCGATGCTGATGCCATCCTGTGTGCCGGTTCCTCTTCCCACTTCGTCCAGGAGAACCAGACTCTTTCTTGTGGCCTTCAGAAGGATGAGCGCCATTTCGTTCATTTCAACAAGAAACGTGCTTCGACCACCAGCAAGATCGTCCCTTGCTCCCATCCTTGTGAATATCCTGTCGAACACAGGAAGAACTGCTTTTTTCGCAGGAACAAAAGAGCCAATCTGTGCCATGAGAGAGATGAGTCCCACCTGTCTTATGAAAGTGGATTTACCACTCATGTTTGGACCAGTTATCACCGTGAACCTCTTTTCATCGTCCATGTAGAGATCGTTTTCCACGAAATCCCGTGTGAATCTCTCAACGACCGGATGTCTTCCCCCGATTATCTCCATCCTATCCTCGGAAAAGGTGGGTCTTGTGTAATTGTAGAGAATCGCATCGTAGGCCAGGGTGGAGAGTACATCTATTCTGGCAAGTTCTTCTGAAATCTCAAGGAGGATCTCTTTGTGTCTTTTCACTTCTTCGCATATCTTCCTGAAGAGTTCCTTTTCGAGTTCTTCTATCCTCTCTTTTGCGGCCATTATCTTCGTTTCGAATTCTTTCAGTTCTGGCGTGATGAATCTCTCGGAGTTCACAAGGGTCTGTTTTCTTTCGTAATCTTCGGGGACCTTGTCCAAGTTTGCCTTCGTCACCTCAATGTAGTAACCGAAGACCTGGTTGTATCCAACCTTCAGTTTCTGTATCCCCGTTTTTTCTCTTTCCTTTTCCTCGAACTCCTTCAATTTCTCTTCTGAGTGTTCAAGAAGATCTCTGTACTCGTCCAGTTCTGGGGAAAACCCTCTTTTTATCACCCTTCCTTCTCCCGGACTGCCCGCAGGATCGTCTTCGATCGCTTTGCAGAGAAGATCGAAAAGGGAGTCTGGAAAGTTGAGTTTTTCGAAGAAATCGAAACTTGATAGCTCCTCGTTCAGCTTCGGCACAACGCTCAAGGTCTCCCTCAGTGCCACAAGGTCTCTCGGAACAGCCCGGTTGTACTCCACTCTTGAGACAATCCTTTCAACGTCTCGCACCCCGGAAAGGAGTTTTCTGATCCTTTCCAGTTTCAACCTGTCCTCTTTCAATTTCTCGACGGCGTTGAGTCTATCCTCTATCTGATGTCTATCGGTCAGTGGATGAAGGATCCATTTCTTCAGAAGCCTTGCGCCCATGGGTGTTTCCGTGTGGTTCAGAACGTCGAAGAGGTTCTTTCCTTTTTCCCCGGGAATGAGGGAGAGATTCTCCACTGTGGCAGAATCGAGTATCATGAAGGTCTTTCTGGAAATGGTGACTGGTGGTTTTAGGTTCAATTTTTCAGAGATCATCGTGTATTTGATGTACTTTATCAAAGCCGAAAGTGATTTCATGGCAAGCGAAGAGAGTTCGAAGTGGTGTATGTCCTCTATTCCGTAGACCCTTTTCACTTCTTCTTCGGGCTCGGAGAAGTACCATTCGTCGATAACTTCGATGTATACGCCGGGAAGCGTTTCTCTTAACTTCGATTCGAGATCTTCCGGACAGACGATTTCAGATACAGAGTAGGCCTTCATCAGGTCTAGGACTTCCTGTTCATCGATACTTTCATGGATCAACACCTCTCCGGTGGAAACATCACAGAACACGGCACAGTATTTCTCTTTTTCCCTGACGAGAACAACCATGTAGTTGTTCGTTTCGCTGAGGAACTCGTCTTCCACTATGGCTCCGGGAGTCACAACACGTGTGACCTCTCTCCTGATGAGTTTTTTCGATTTTGAAGGCTCTTCCATTTGATCACAGATGGCGACCTTGTAGCCTGCCTCGACCAGTTTTTTCAGGTAGGTGTTCAGGGCATGGTACGGTATGCCCGCCATGGGAGCGTCCTGTCTTTTTGTGAGAACGATGTTCAAAACCTTCGACACGGTCTTGGCATCTTCGAAGAATGCCTCGTAAAAATCTCCCAGACGAAACAGAAGGATGGAATCCTTGTACTGTTCTTTTATCTTCAGGTACTGTTCCATAAGGGGTGTCATCTTCACCGTCCCACCACCTTTTCCATTCTCACGTGCGGAATGTTTGCTTCGTAGAATATCTCCCCTTTTGCCTTGTATCCAAGCTTTTCGTAAAACCCCCTCACTTGAATCTGAGCGTTCAGAACAAGCTTTTTCGCTCCTTTCGATACGAGCTCTCTTTCCACCTCTTTCATGAGAAATCTACCGTAATCTTTTCCACGTTCTTCCTTTAAAATTGCCACGCGCTCTATTTTGAAAATCCCTTCGCCGATTCTTCTTATCCTGGAGACGCCTACGTACTTTCCATTCACTTCCAGAAGAGCATGCAAACTCTCTGGATCTTTTCCATCCAGTTCATCTTCCTCTGATACTTTCTGCTCTTCTATGAACACCTTCCTTCTGATTTCAAACGCCTTTTCCATGAGCTCACTGTCACCTTCGAAGAAGATCACACGCACCTTTTACCACCTCTCAGGATATTTTAACTCCAGGTGGTAGAATTTCCAGGAAGGGGGTGAAAGACATGAGGATCTTGTTGATAATTTTATCTGTTCTGTCAGCAACAGCCATGGCATCACCCGTGCTTCTTCTTTTCGAAGACAGTGCGATACTCATGGAAGACGTTTCTGTGAACAATACGAAGAACATCACGATACCGGAAAACTGGGATGTTATGGACGTGTTAGGGGCAGAGAGCTGGCATGTTCTACCACAAGAAAAACTCTCATGGGAAGATGTTATGAAGGGAAAGGTCGTCGAAATAGTGGAAAATCCTCCTGAAAGATCTGAACTTGTGAGTCTGTCGCCTCTTGTTTTCAGGAAAGGAAAAAAGTACTTCTTATACAGTACCACTCTGGAGAAATGGCTGGCGTTCGACTACGAAGAATCAAAAACTGAGCGAACACTCGTTTTGAACGGTCAGGGAGAGGTAACGGTTCTGCTTTACTCCAGCGCAGGCTGGAATGTCCAGTACTATCTTTTTGAAAATCTCCTGATCGGGAACGCTTTCCTTTCTGTCTCCGGTGTGGATCACGCAGAGGTTTTTCTTGTTTCAAGACGCCTGAAAGAAACATCGATGAAAGAAACCTTTGCCATAAGCAGGGCTCCGTCTGGTGAAACCTTCGAAGAATATGAAGCCGAAGAGGTGAAAATTTACCCTCTTGGAGAAGTAAAAAATCTGAACAGATCCCCTGTTGTGGAGTTTTTGCGCACGAACCTGTCAAATCTGGAGGAATTTTACGACTACAAATTCAGTGTGAGCGATCGAAGTT
This DNA window, taken from Thermotoga sp. SG1, encodes the following:
- the mutS gene encoding DNA mismatch repair protein MutS, whose protein sequence is MKMTPLMEQYLKIKEQYKDSILLFRLGDFYEAFFEDAKTVSKVLNIVLTKRQDAPMAGIPYHALNTYLKKLVEAGYKVAICDQMEEPSKSKKLIRREVTRVVTPGAIVEDEFLSETNNYMVVLVREKEKYCAVFCDVSTGEVLIHESIDEQEVLDLMKAYSVSEIVCPEDLESKLRETLPGVYIEVIDEWYFSEPEEEVKRVYGIEDIHHFELSSLAMKSLSALIKYIKYTMISEKLNLKPPVTISRKTFMILDSATVENLSLIPGEKGKNLFDVLNHTETPMGARLLKKWILHPLTDRHQIEDRLNAVEKLKEDRLKLERIRKLLSGVRDVERIVSRVEYNRAVPRDLVALRETLSVVPKLNEELSSFDFFEKLNFPDSLFDLLCKAIEDDPAGSPGEGRVIKRGFSPELDEYRDLLEHSEEKLKEFEEKEREKTGIQKLKVGYNQVFGYYIEVTKANLDKVPEDYERKQTLVNSERFITPELKEFETKIMAAKERIEELEKELFRKICEEVKRHKEILLEISEELARIDVLSTLAYDAILYNYTRPTFSEDRMEIIGGRHPVVERFTRDFVENDLYMDDEKRFTVITGPNMSGKSTFIRQVGLISLMAQIGSFVPAKKAVLPVFDRIFTRMGARDDLAGGRSTFLVEMNEMALILLKATRKSLVLLDEVGRGTGTQDGISIAWAISEELISRGCKVLFATHFIELTNLENLFPQVQNKTILVKEEESNVVFTHRVVDGVADRSYGIEVARIAGIPENVIRRAFEIMEKGFKTKSQRKNEKVKKFSQQIPLFPA
- the rpe gene encoding ribulose-phosphate 3-epimerase: MVKIAASILACDLARLADEVKRVEEHIDMVHFDVMDGHFVPNISFGLPVLKALRKETSLPISVHLMITNPEDYVDRFVEEGADMVAVHYETTPHLHRIVHRIKDLGAKAFVAINPHTPVFLLSEIITDVDGVLVMSVNPGFSGQRFIARSLEKIRNLKRMIRDLGLETEIMVDGGVNEENASILVKNGATILVMGYGIFRNENYVELVKSIKREREESAD
- the rsgA gene encoding ribosome small subunit-dependent GTPase A encodes the protein MRRRGIVLSFHSNMVTVEDEETGERLLCKLRGKFRLQNLKIYVGDRVEYTPDGTGSGVIENVLHRKNLLVKPHVANVDQVILVVTVKMPETSTYIIDKFLVLTEKNELETVLVINKMDIYDEEDLEKVKELERIYSKLYPIVKTSAKAGMGIEELKEYLKGKISTMAGLSGVGKSSLLNAINPGLKLRVSEVSQKLQRGRHTTTSAQLLRFDFGGYVVDTPGFANLEIGDIEPEELKYYFKEFNGKQCFFSDCNHIDEPECGVKEAVENGEIAESRYENYVKMFHELLGRGKS
- a CDS encoding GNAT family N-acetyltransferase yields the protein MRVIFFEGDSELMEKAFEIRRKVFIEEQKVSEEDELDGKDPESLHALLEVNGKYVGVSRIRRIGEGIFKIERVAILKEERGKDYGRFLMKEVERELVSKGAKKLVLNAQIQVRGFYEKLGYKAKGEIFYEANIPHVRMEKVVGR